The following are encoded in a window of Streptomyces sp. 11x1 genomic DNA:
- a CDS encoding NAD(P)/FAD-dependent oxidoreductase, whose protein sequence is MTAPLQDSDGPDDAIGGPKRVTVIGAGIAGLVTAYELERLGHHVQILEGSDEIGGRIRTHRFSGAGEPGPFAEMGAMRIPAGHRLTMHYIAELGLQNQVREFRTLFSDDAAYLPSSAGYLRVREAHDTLVDEFATGLPSARYRQDTLLFGAWLDASIRAIAPRQFYDGLHSDIGVELLNLVDDIDLTPYRCGTARNRIDLHALFADHPRVRASCPPRLERFLDDVLDETSSSIVRLKDGMDELPRRLASRIRGKISLGQEVTGIDVHDDTVTLTVRQGLRTVTRTCDYVVCTIPFTVLRTLRLTGFDQDKLDIVHETKYWPATKIAFHCREPFWEKDGISGGASFTGGHVRQTYYPPAEGDPALGAVLLASYTIGPDAEALARMDEAERDALVTKELSVMHPELRRPGMVLAVAGRDWGARRWSRGAATVRWGQEAALREAERRECARPQKGLFFAGEHCSSKPAWIEGAIESAIDAAHEIEWYEPRASRVFAASRLSRSERSA, encoded by the coding sequence GTGACGGCACCCTTGCAGGACAGTGACGGGCCGGACGACGCCATCGGCGGACCGAAGCGGGTCACCGTCATCGGCGCCGGTATCGCCGGCCTGGTGACGGCCTATGAACTGGAACGCCTCGGACATCACGTGCAGATCCTCGAAGGCAGTGATGAGATAGGCGGCCGCATTCGCACCCACCGCTTCTCCGGTGCCGGTGAGCCCGGCCCGTTCGCCGAGATGGGGGCCATGCGTATCCCCGCCGGACACCGGCTGACCATGCACTACATCGCCGAACTCGGGTTGCAGAACCAGGTACGGGAATTCCGGACGCTGTTCTCCGACGACGCCGCCTATCTGCCGAGTTCCGCCGGATACCTCCGGGTGCGCGAGGCACACGACACGCTGGTCGACGAATTCGCCACCGGACTGCCGAGCGCGCGCTACCGCCAGGACACCCTGTTGTTCGGTGCCTGGCTGGATGCCAGTATCCGGGCCATCGCCCCACGCCAGTTCTACGACGGACTGCACAGCGACATCGGTGTGGAACTGCTGAATCTCGTGGACGACATCGATCTGACGCCCTATCGCTGTGGCACCGCCCGCAACAGGATCGATCTGCACGCCCTGTTCGCCGATCATCCCCGGGTACGGGCGTCCTGCCCACCCCGGCTCGAACGCTTCCTCGACGACGTGCTGGACGAGACCAGCTCCAGCATCGTGCGGCTCAAGGACGGCATGGACGAACTGCCCCGCCGGCTCGCCTCCCGTATCCGGGGGAAGATCTCCCTGGGCCAGGAGGTCACCGGCATAGACGTGCACGACGACACCGTGACCCTGACCGTCCGACAGGGCCTCAGGACGGTCACCAGAACGTGCGACTACGTGGTGTGCACCATCCCGTTCACCGTCCTGAGGACGTTGCGGCTCACCGGCTTCGACCAGGACAAGCTCGACATCGTCCACGAGACCAAGTACTGGCCGGCGACGAAGATCGCCTTCCACTGCCGAGAGCCCTTCTGGGAGAAGGACGGCATCAGCGGGGGCGCCTCCTTCACCGGCGGCCATGTCCGGCAGACCTACTACCCGCCCGCCGAGGGCGACCCCGCCCTCGGCGCGGTCCTCCTCGCCAGCTACACCATCGGCCCGGACGCCGAGGCCCTGGCCCGGATGGACGAGGCCGAGCGCGACGCCCTCGTCACCAAGGAACTCAGCGTGATGCACCCCGAGTTGCGCAGGCCCGGCATGGTCCTCGCCGTCGCGGGCCGGGACTGGGGCGCCCGCCGATGGTCCCGGGGCGCCGCCACCGTCCGTTGGGGCCAGGAGGCCGCCCTGCGCGAGGCCGAGCGCCGTGAGTGCGCACGACCGCAGAAGGGCCTGTTCTTCGCCGGCGAGCACTGCTCGTCCAAGCCGGCCTGGATCGAGGGGGCCATCGAGTCCGCGATCGACGCCGCGCACGAGATCGAGTGGTACGAGCCACGCGCCAGCCGCGTCTTCGCCGCCTCCCGCCTCAGTCGCTCGGAGCGGTCGGCATGA
- a CDS encoding LuxR C-terminal-related transcriptional regulator produces MHGREDQLAQTIAQLRAVASTGRSTVLVMGAVPGAGKTRLLREAASLAESDGFMVLGAAPAGPDSTPGAVIEAARARLPGAGSTRTTVVIDDLHLAGLPALTTLNDLIVALRGRPILWLLAFTTGHDAPPQEHLRTSLAGLRTSLPVEHVRELGPIEGDALARLVTDHTGATPDPALLALAESVNATPRSVIELIRGLAEDDDLCLIDGTSRLQPAPPGGPSAGWGIPVPAPVPKRFTATVQQDLRTLSDPTLKALRLAAVLGSPFAPEDLSALLGEAPVGLLAAVDEAVDRGLLVCGERDLAFRTEPIWRVLLDSVPPPVLALLRRQAAKILLPRPEGVERAALQLVHVTQPGNTDELRIIAEGSRKLLLADPSTAASLAARSMELLDPGTAERVRLARTAVEALTRAGRLDHAIALAKDTVDETARLGAPLPPELVEDVAALRASMSTALLLLGNAPLARRAAGDALALQHGGSQHREAIVAHLAACFLTGDVTAVQRAHQILGAPDRHTGAVQVGAMTFQAFGQWRAGDVGEAVATLRRAVALDRADDEAPILDPRWFLAFTLARTDEYEQAAAVIQSSAAIASKHSTLTTAVPAVLRAQLNLAQGRLDEAEDDAKLGVGTDGPYVPMLAPQAWLVLASVALRRGELAQAEEHITTLEKDFPQHADSPWWGARLLLNAQLAEAQADQQAATEVLAEIGAQNGALREVVLEDPAAAAWWVRCALAAERPDLVSTVIEATEHLRGRNQCVPSVVAMAMHARALAEGDAEALDRAGRLHRNPWAQATAAEDHAGLLLDRGEHEAAISEFDRAMSAFGALGGERDAARVRARLRALGVRRRHWTHAKRPVSGWESLTKTERKVAELVAGGLTNQQAARHLFISPHTVGFHLRQIYRKLGIRSRTALIRLRA; encoded by the coding sequence GTGCACGGCAGGGAAGACCAACTGGCCCAGACGATCGCGCAGCTGCGCGCCGTGGCGAGCACCGGGCGGAGCACCGTGCTGGTGATGGGGGCGGTTCCCGGCGCGGGCAAGACCCGCCTTCTCAGGGAAGCGGCCTCGCTCGCCGAGAGCGACGGCTTCATGGTGCTGGGCGCCGCCCCGGCCGGGCCCGACTCCACCCCCGGGGCCGTCATCGAGGCGGCACGGGCACGGCTCCCCGGCGCCGGGAGCACCCGCACCACCGTCGTCATCGACGATCTGCATCTCGCGGGACTCCCCGCACTGACGACGCTCAACGACCTCATCGTGGCCCTCAGAGGACGCCCGATCCTCTGGCTGCTCGCCTTCACCACGGGACACGACGCCCCACCCCAGGAACACCTGCGGACCTCTCTCGCCGGACTCCGCACCAGCCTCCCGGTGGAACACGTGCGGGAGCTGGGACCGATCGAGGGCGACGCGCTGGCACGGCTGGTCACCGACCACACAGGAGCCACCCCCGACCCGGCTCTCCTCGCCCTCGCGGAGAGCGTCAACGCCACCCCGCGCTCGGTGATCGAGCTGATTCGCGGCCTGGCGGAGGACGACGACCTGTGCCTGATCGACGGCACCTCCCGATTACAGCCCGCCCCACCCGGCGGCCCCTCGGCCGGGTGGGGCATCCCGGTGCCCGCTCCCGTGCCGAAACGCTTCACCGCGACCGTCCAGCAAGACCTCAGGACACTGTCGGACCCCACCCTGAAGGCGCTCAGACTGGCCGCCGTCCTCGGATCACCGTTCGCACCGGAAGACCTGTCGGCCCTGCTCGGCGAAGCACCCGTCGGTCTGCTCGCGGCCGTGGACGAGGCCGTCGACCGGGGCCTGCTCGTCTGCGGCGAACGCGACCTCGCCTTCCGCACCGAGCCGATCTGGCGGGTCCTGCTCGACTCCGTACCGCCCCCGGTGCTCGCCCTGCTGCGCCGGCAGGCCGCGAAGATCCTGCTGCCGCGCCCCGAGGGCGTCGAGCGCGCCGCCCTCCAACTGGTCCACGTCACCCAACCCGGCAACACGGACGAACTACGCATCATCGCCGAGGGCTCCCGCAAACTCCTGCTCGCCGACCCCTCCACAGCCGCCTCGCTCGCCGCCCGCTCCATGGAGCTCCTGGACCCCGGTACCGCCGAACGCGTGCGACTGGCACGGACCGCCGTCGAAGCGCTCACCAGAGCCGGCCGACTGGACCACGCGATCGCCCTGGCCAAGGACACCGTCGACGAGACAGCCCGCCTCGGCGCCCCCCTGCCGCCGGAGCTCGTCGAGGACGTCGCCGCGTTGCGGGCCTCGATGTCGACCGCACTGCTGCTCCTCGGCAACGCCCCACTCGCCCGCCGAGCGGCAGGCGACGCGCTCGCGCTGCAGCACGGCGGGTCCCAGCACCGCGAGGCGATCGTCGCCCACCTCGCCGCCTGCTTCCTCACCGGCGACGTCACCGCCGTCCAGCGCGCACACCAGATCCTCGGCGCACCCGACCGCCACACCGGCGCCGTACAGGTCGGCGCGATGACCTTCCAAGCCTTCGGCCAGTGGCGTGCCGGCGATGTCGGCGAGGCCGTGGCCACCCTGCGCAGGGCGGTCGCCCTCGACCGCGCCGACGACGAGGCGCCGATCCTCGACCCCCGCTGGTTCCTGGCCTTCACCCTCGCGAGGACCGACGAGTACGAGCAGGCGGCGGCCGTCATCCAGAGCTCCGCCGCCATCGCCTCGAAACACAGCACGCTGACCACCGCGGTCCCCGCCGTGCTCCGCGCCCAACTGAACCTCGCACAGGGCCGGTTGGACGAGGCAGAGGACGACGCCAAGCTCGGGGTCGGCACCGACGGTCCCTATGTACCGATGCTCGCCCCGCAGGCATGGCTGGTTCTCGCCTCCGTGGCCCTGCGCCGAGGAGAGCTCGCCCAGGCCGAGGAGCACATCACGACCCTGGAGAAGGACTTCCCCCAGCACGCCGACAGCCCCTGGTGGGGGGCGCGGCTGCTGCTCAACGCGCAACTGGCCGAGGCGCAGGCCGACCAGCAGGCCGCGACGGAGGTGCTGGCCGAGATCGGGGCCCAGAACGGTGCGCTCCGCGAGGTCGTCCTGGAGGATCCGGCCGCGGCGGCCTGGTGGGTACGGTGCGCTCTCGCGGCCGAGCGGCCCGACCTCGTCTCGACGGTGATCGAGGCGACGGAGCACCTCCGTGGACGCAACCAGTGCGTACCCTCGGTGGTGGCCATGGCCATGCACGCCCGGGCGCTCGCCGAAGGGGACGCCGAGGCACTCGACCGGGCCGGGCGGCTGCACCGTAATCCGTGGGCGCAGGCGACCGCGGCCGAGGACCACGCCGGGCTGCTCCTCGACCGCGGGGAGCACGAGGCCGCCATCAGTGAGTTCGACCGGGCGATGAGTGCCTTCGGTGCGCTCGGCGGGGAGCGGGACGCCGCCCGGGTGCGGGCGCGGCTGCGGGCGCTGGGTGTGCGGCGGCGGCACTGGACGCATGCGAAACGGCCGGTGTCCGGGTGGGAGAGCCTGACCAAGACCGAGCGGAAGGTGGCCGAGCTGGTGGCCGGGGGGCTCACCAATCAGCAGGCCGCCCGGCATCTGTTCATCTCACCGCACACGGTCGGGTTCCATCTGCGGCAGATCTACCGGAAGTTGGGAATTCGGTCGCGCACCGCGCTGATCCGGTTGAGGGCGTGA
- the rfbB gene encoding dTDP-glucose 4,6-dehydratase, whose amino-acid sequence MKILVTGGAGFIGSHFVRSYADEDELTVLDKLTYAGNPANLEPVEGRFTFVHGDIGDAGLVAEVLPGHDLVVNFAAESHVDRSIADADEFVHSNVLGVQTLMRACLDAGTPRVVHVSTDEVYGSIDTGSWDETAPLNPNSPYAAAKAGGDLIALAHARTHGLPVSITRCGNNYGPYQYPEKLIPLFVTNLLDGLTVPLYGDGGNVRDWIHVDDHCRAIRLVAERGEPGEVYHIAGTAELTNMDLTTRLLNALDADWRSVEQVRDRKAHDRRYSLTDIKLRALGHRSRIPFEEGLVETIEWYADNRAWWEPLKKRTPPSRPQPDQRGARPNSQLPVDLPQMEPDRVR is encoded by the coding sequence ATGAAGATCCTTGTCACGGGAGGCGCCGGCTTCATCGGCTCCCACTTCGTACGCTCCTACGCCGACGAGGACGAACTGACCGTCCTCGACAAACTCACCTATGCCGGCAATCCGGCCAACCTGGAGCCTGTCGAGGGCCGCTTCACCTTCGTCCACGGCGACATCGGCGACGCCGGTCTCGTCGCCGAAGTGCTTCCCGGCCACGACCTCGTCGTCAACTTCGCGGCCGAGTCCCATGTCGACCGGTCGATAGCCGACGCCGACGAGTTCGTCCACAGCAACGTTCTCGGCGTGCAGACCCTGATGCGGGCCTGCCTCGACGCCGGCACCCCACGCGTCGTCCATGTGTCCACCGACGAGGTGTACGGCAGCATCGACACCGGCTCCTGGGACGAGACGGCCCCGTTGAATCCCAACTCCCCCTACGCGGCGGCCAAGGCGGGCGGCGATCTGATCGCCCTGGCCCACGCCCGCACGCACGGCCTCCCGGTGAGCATCACGCGCTGCGGCAACAACTACGGGCCGTACCAGTACCCCGAGAAGCTCATCCCTCTCTTCGTGACCAACCTCCTGGACGGCCTGACCGTCCCGCTCTACGGCGACGGCGGCAACGTACGCGACTGGATCCACGTCGACGACCACTGTCGAGCGATCCGCCTGGTGGCCGAGCGGGGCGAACCGGGCGAGGTCTACCACATAGCCGGAACGGCCGAGCTGACGAACATGGACCTCACGACCCGCCTCCTGAACGCCCTCGACGCCGACTGGCGAAGCGTCGAACAGGTGCGGGACCGCAAGGCCCACGACCGCCGCTACTCCTTGACCGACATCAAGCTACGGGCCCTGGGCCACAGGTCGCGGATCCCCTTCGAGGAGGGCCTCGTCGAAACGATCGAGTGGTATGCCGACAACCGCGCCTGGTGGGAACCCCTGAAGAAGCGCACCCCGCCCTCACGCCCTCAACCGGATCAGCGCGGTGCGCGACCGAATTCCCAACTTCCGGTAGATCTGCCGCAGATGGAACCCGACCGTGTGCGGTGA
- a CDS encoding DUF4326 domain-containing protein, producing MTTTVINLKGRIRDFGPRLEYAPSDLVYIGRRWTMGHWDLPQHPLFNPFQYDTEKKKRDGTRAEVMAKYREYLTADPELLALVPELRGKTLACWCAPEPCHGDILAELADGTKSTA from the coding sequence GTGACCACGACCGTGATCAACCTCAAGGGCCGTATCCGCGACTTCGGCCCCCGGCTGGAGTACGCGCCCAGCGACCTCGTCTACATCGGCCGCCGCTGGACGATGGGCCACTGGGACCTGCCGCAGCACCCGCTCTTCAACCCCTTCCAGTACGACACCGAGAAGAAGAAGCGCGACGGGACGCGGGCCGAGGTCATGGCGAAGTACCGGGAGTACCTGACGGCCGACCCCGAGCTGCTGGCCCTCGTCCCGGAGCTGCGCGGGAAGACGCTGGCCTGCTGGTGCGCGCCCGAACCCTGCCACGGCGACATCCTGGCGGAGCTGGCGGACGGCACGAAGTCCACCGCCTAG
- a CDS encoding glucose-1-phosphate thymidylyltransferase, giving the protein MKALVLAGGSGSRLRPITHTSAKQLVPVANKPVLFYGLESIAEAGIREVGIVVGDTAAEIEAAVGDGSRFGLDVTYLPQEAPLGLAHAVTIARDYLGDDDFVMYLGDNFIVGGIGALLDRFRVSRPDAQILLTRVSDPRAFGVVELDADGRVIGLEEKPEHPRSDLALVGVYMFSARVHDAVSGLKPSWRGELEITDAIQELVDSDCRVESTLVSGYWKDTGNVADMLEVNRLVLDGVEADCSGVVDSSELVGRVVIEEGATVTGSRIVGPAVVAAGSRIQDSYIGPFTSIDSGCSVIDSEVEYSIVLRGASIVGVRRVERSLIGREVEVTSTPRILRSHRLVLGDHSKVQVTS; this is encoded by the coding sequence ATGAAGGCGCTCGTGCTCGCCGGTGGCTCCGGCTCCCGGCTGCGGCCGATCACGCACACCTCGGCGAAACAACTCGTGCCCGTCGCCAACAAGCCGGTGCTGTTCTACGGACTGGAGTCGATCGCCGAGGCGGGTATCCGGGAGGTCGGCATCGTGGTCGGCGACACGGCAGCCGAGATCGAGGCCGCGGTCGGCGACGGTTCCCGGTTCGGCCTGGACGTCACCTACCTGCCTCAGGAGGCACCGCTGGGTCTCGCCCACGCCGTGACGATCGCGCGGGACTATCTCGGCGACGACGACTTCGTGATGTACCTCGGTGACAACTTCATCGTCGGCGGTATCGGCGCTCTCCTGGACCGTTTTCGGGTGAGCCGACCGGACGCCCAGATTCTGCTGACCCGGGTGTCGGACCCGCGCGCGTTCGGCGTGGTCGAACTGGATGCCGACGGCCGGGTGATCGGTCTGGAGGAGAAACCGGAGCACCCCAGGAGCGATCTCGCGCTGGTCGGCGTCTACATGTTCAGCGCCCGCGTCCACGACGCGGTCAGCGGCCTCAAACCTTCCTGGCGGGGCGAGCTGGAGATCACCGACGCCATCCAGGAACTGGTCGACTCGGACTGCAGGGTGGAGTCGACCCTCGTGTCCGGTTACTGGAAGGACACCGGCAACGTCGCCGACATGCTGGAGGTCAATCGCCTCGTCCTGGACGGTGTCGAGGCCGACTGCTCGGGAGTGGTCGACTCCAGCGAACTGGTCGGTCGGGTGGTGATCGAGGAGGGCGCGACCGTCACCGGTTCCCGCATCGTCGGCCCGGCGGTGGTGGCCGCCGGATCCCGCATCCAGGACTCCTACATCGGCCCGTTCACCTCGATCGACAGCGGCTGCTCGGTCATCGACAGCGAGGTCGAGTACTCGATCGTGCTGCGCGGGGCGTCCATCGTCGGCGTACGCCGTGTCGAACGCTCTCTCATCGGACGCGAGGTCGAGGTGACGTCGACGCCCCGCATCCTGCGCTCCCATCGTCTCGTCCTCGGCGACCACAGCAAGGTGCAGGTGACCTCATGA
- a CDS encoding cytochrome P450, whose translation MPVDPGPFDCMPELLAAARVAPVVRIPYLEEHAWVVCEPELVRTALTHPKMAKDITLVPQFMRKPGLMVGSQPPPEYARAMIMSDGEDHARIRRVHQPVLSPRNTERWGERVGVKVGGFLDELEQSRSSDSAEVDVVTDYTHRVPLAFISEMLGLPLEAERRLRSITDVMLYSSDYPARQEAVGALFGAVESWVQNPAPLRDGVITGFLAAADGPDKVTEGEVIVWTVGMIITGYETTGSLISASLYEALRRPSEERPGTDEEIKSWIEEALRVHPPFPHPTWRFPTEDIELGGYLIPKGAPVQVSIAAANRKPGEGADSFEAARGGHGHLSFGLGMHYCIGASLVRLEAQIAVREFLRRFPRARLSTGSSVEWESEWMIRRLSALPAVLN comes from the coding sequence ATGCCCGTGGATCCGGGTCCGTTCGACTGCATGCCGGAGCTGCTGGCCGCCGCGCGGGTGGCGCCGGTCGTGCGCATCCCCTACCTGGAGGAGCACGCCTGGGTGGTGTGCGAACCGGAGTTGGTGCGGACCGCGCTCACCCATCCCAAGATGGCCAAGGACATCACGTTGGTCCCCCAGTTCATGCGCAAGCCGGGCCTGATGGTGGGGTCGCAGCCGCCCCCGGAGTACGCCCGGGCCATGATCATGAGTGATGGCGAGGACCACGCCCGCATCCGGCGGGTGCACCAGCCGGTGCTGAGCCCGCGCAACACGGAACGGTGGGGCGAGCGGGTCGGTGTCAAGGTGGGCGGCTTCCTGGACGAGCTGGAGCAGTCGCGTTCCTCGGACTCCGCCGAGGTCGACGTGGTCACGGACTACACCCACCGAGTGCCGCTGGCCTTCATCTCCGAGATGCTCGGGCTGCCCCTGGAGGCCGAGCGGCGGCTGCGCAGCATCACCGACGTCATGCTGTACTCCTCCGACTACCCGGCCCGTCAGGAGGCGGTCGGCGCGCTGTTCGGGGCCGTGGAGAGCTGGGTGCAGAACCCCGCCCCGCTACGGGACGGCGTCATCACGGGCTTCCTCGCCGCCGCCGACGGGCCGGACAAGGTCACCGAGGGCGAGGTGATCGTCTGGACCGTCGGCATGATCATCACCGGTTACGAGACGACGGGCAGCCTGATCTCCGCATCGCTGTACGAGGCGTTGCGGCGACCGTCCGAGGAGCGGCCGGGGACCGACGAGGAGATCAAGAGCTGGATCGAGGAGGCCCTGCGGGTGCACCCCCCGTTCCCGCATCCCACCTGGCGCTTCCCCACCGAGGACATCGAACTCGGCGGATACCTGATCCCGAAGGGTGCCCCCGTGCAGGTCAGCATCGCGGCGGCGAACCGGAAGCCGGGCGAGGGCGCCGACAGCTTCGAGGCGGCCCGGGGCGGCCACGGCCATCTCAGCTTCGGCCTCGGTATGCACTACTGCATCGGTGCCTCCCTGGTCCGGCTGGAGGCGCAGATCGCGGTACGGGAGTTCCTGCGCCGCTTCCCGAGGGCCCGGCTGAGCACCGGTTCCTCCGTCGAGTGGGAGTCGGAGTGGATGATCCGCCGACTGAGCGCCCTGCCCGCCGTACTGAACTGA
- a CDS encoding SGNH/GDSL hydrolase family protein, with translation MQTNPSPSGPTAPGPAYSSLVTVGDSFTEGMSDLLPDGTYRGWADLLAGRMAARTPGFRYANLAVRGKLIGQIVAEQVEVAATMEADVITLVGGLNDTLRPKCDMGRVRGLLEEAVERLAPSCKQLVLMRSPGRQGPFLERFRPRMEELFACVDELATRHGALVVDLYGAPSLGDPRMWDVDRLHLTAEGHRRVAEAVWQTLGHEAEDPEWRTPMPVTPPPGWTARQVAHARFARQYLLPWIGRRLTGRSSGDGMPAKRPELLPYEGPLA, from the coding sequence ATGCAGACGAATCCCAGCCCTTCCGGCCCCACCGCCCCCGGGCCCGCCTACTCCAGCCTCGTCACGGTCGGCGACTCCTTCACGGAGGGCATGTCCGACCTCCTCCCCGACGGTACGTACCGGGGCTGGGCCGACCTTCTCGCGGGCCGCATGGCCGCGCGCACGCCCGGCTTCCGGTACGCCAACCTCGCGGTGCGCGGAAAGCTGATCGGTCAGATCGTCGCCGAGCAGGTGGAGGTCGCGGCCACGATGGAGGCGGACGTCATCACCCTGGTCGGCGGCCTGAACGACACGCTCCGGCCCAAGTGCGACATGGGCCGGGTGCGCGGCCTGCTGGAGGAGGCGGTGGAACGCCTCGCCCCCTCCTGCAAGCAGCTCGTCCTGATGCGCAGCCCCGGCCGCCAGGGCCCGTTCCTGGAGCGCTTCCGGCCGCGTATGGAGGAGCTGTTCGCGTGCGTCGACGAACTGGCCACCCGGCACGGCGCCCTCGTCGTCGACCTCTACGGCGCGCCTTCGCTGGGTGACCCCCGGATGTGGGACGTGGACCGGCTGCACCTGACCGCCGAGGGGCACCGCCGGGTCGCCGAGGCAGTCTGGCAGACCCTCGGCCACGAGGCGGAGGACCCGGAGTGGCGGACCCCCATGCCCGTCACGCCGCCGCCCGGCTGGACGGCCCGCCAGGTCGCCCACGCGCGCTTCGCCCGGCAGTACCTGCTGCCGTGGATAGGGCGCCGTCTCACTGGCCGCTCCTCGGGCGACGGCATGCCGGCCAAGCGGCCCGAGTTGCTGCCGTACGAGGGCCCACTAGCGTAG
- a CDS encoding glycosyltransferase — protein MLEVACELARRGHEVRWYTGRAFQQQVERAGAHFEPMTPELDFSGRSREEAFPEHAGLSGMANFKIGVRDIFYRTAPRQMDDLLKVLERFPADCILADDMCYGACFVGERTGIPVAWLANSVYILGSRDTAPLGRGLGPSSSPLGRVRNALLRFVSDQVVMRDMRQEADRVRALVGLDRLRSSAMENIARPPALYLLGTVPSFEFPRSDLLPGTHFVGPLLGLPPEHFDPPAWWEDLDGDRPVVLMTQGTTANDVDGLLRPAVRALADQEVLVVVTTGSDLDVERLRPLPANVRLERFIPYHHLLPRVDAMVTNGGYNGVNAALAQGVPLVVVPGSEEKPDVAARVEWAGAGVVLERRPVSEADLRDAVTTVLHDGSHRRRARALAEEHRSVDAPRRAADLIESMAGSQGQIPTGGITR, from the coding sequence ATGCTGGAGGTCGCATGCGAACTGGCCCGGCGCGGCCACGAGGTGCGGTGGTACACCGGACGGGCCTTCCAGCAGCAGGTGGAGCGGGCCGGGGCGCACTTCGAACCCATGACCCCCGAGCTCGACTTCAGCGGCAGAAGCCGCGAGGAGGCGTTCCCCGAGCACGCGGGGCTGAGCGGAATGGCGAACTTCAAGATCGGCGTCCGGGACATCTTCTACCGGACCGCGCCCCGCCAGATGGACGACCTGTTGAAGGTCCTCGAACGGTTCCCGGCCGACTGCATCCTCGCCGACGACATGTGCTACGGCGCCTGCTTCGTCGGCGAACGCACCGGTATCCCTGTGGCGTGGCTGGCCAACTCCGTCTACATCCTGGGCAGTCGGGACACCGCACCCCTGGGCCGGGGGCTCGGACCCAGTTCGTCACCGCTGGGCCGGGTGCGCAACGCGCTGCTCCGGTTCGTCTCCGACCAGGTGGTGATGCGGGACATGCGCCAGGAGGCCGACCGTGTCCGGGCCCTGGTCGGCCTGGATCGGCTGCGCTCCTCCGCCATGGAGAACATCGCCCGCCCCCCGGCCCTCTATCTGCTGGGCACCGTGCCGTCCTTCGAGTTTCCCCGCAGCGATCTGCTCCCCGGCACCCACTTCGTGGGCCCTCTCCTCGGACTGCCCCCGGAGCACTTCGATCCGCCCGCCTGGTGGGAGGACCTGGACGGCGACCGCCCGGTGGTGCTGATGACCCAGGGCACCACCGCCAACGACGTCGACGGGCTGCTCCGCCCGGCCGTACGGGCCCTGGCCGACCAGGAGGTCCTGGTCGTGGTCACCACCGGCAGCGACCTGGACGTCGAACGGCTCCGGCCGCTGCCGGCGAACGTGCGGCTGGAGCGGTTCATCCCCTACCACCATCTGCTGCCGCGGGTGGACGCCATGGTGACCAACGGCGGCTACAACGGCGTCAACGCGGCCCTCGCCCAAGGGGTGCCCCTGGTCGTCGTACCGGGGTCGGAGGAGAAGCCCGATGTGGCGGCGCGGGTGGAGTGGGCCGGTGCCGGTGTCGTCCTCGAACGGCGGCCCGTGTCCGAGGCCGACCTGCGTGACGCGGTGACCACCGTGCTGCACGACGGGAGCCACCGACGGCGGGCCCGAGCACTGGCCGAGGAGCACCGGAGCGTCGACGCACCCCGACGAGCCGCCGATCTCATCGAGTCCATGGCCGGTTCCCAAGGCCAGATCCCCACCGGAGGTATCACCCGTTGA